One genomic segment of Methanomassiliicoccus sp. includes these proteins:
- a CDS encoding DNA N-6-adenine-methyltransferase, producing the protein MALSENERAAMTSSKTPEWGTPWSLFWRLDEEFSLNLDVCATPLNAKCSRYFTREDDGLAKEWAGRCWMNPPYGREIIKWIRKAYESSLKEAEIVVCLLPARVDTEWFHEWVWGKAEVRFLRGRVRFIDESGRQADPALFPSMVAIYRRRC; encoded by the coding sequence TGACCTCCTCGAAAACTCCGGAGTGGGGTACTCCTTGGTCGCTGTTCTGGAGGCTGGATGAAGAGTTCAGCCTGAACCTGGACGTCTGCGCCACTCCCTTGAACGCCAAGTGCTCCCGATACTTCACCAGGGAGGATGACGGACTGGCTAAGGAGTGGGCCGGGCGTTGCTGGATGAATCCTCCGTATGGAAGGGAGATCATCAAGTGGATCCGGAAGGCTTACGAGTCCAGCTTGAAGGAAGCTGAGATCGTTGTCTGCCTTCTACCGGCCAGAGTGGATACCGAGTGGTTCCATGAATGGGTATGGGGGAAGGCTGAAGTTCGGTTCTTGAGGGGGAGGGTTCGCTTCATCGATGAGAGCGGAAGGCAAGCTGACCCAGCGTTGTTCCCGTCGATGGTGGCCATCTACCGGAGGCGATGCTGA